In Streptomyces venezuelae, the sequence GCCGCGGTCAACCCCCACCACACCCCCGACGACTCGCGGCCGCCCGGCCGCCGCCCCGGCCGGTCACGGCTGCGCGCCCTCATGGACCGGATGAGCCTCGACGAGAAGATCGGGCAGCTCTTCGTCTCCCGGGCCTACGGGCATTCGGCGACCGACCCCGATCCGGCGGACGCCGAGCAGAACCTGGCCGCCTTCGGCGTGCGTACCGCTGCCGAAGTGGTCTCCCGCTACCACCTCGGCGGGATCATCTACTTCGCCTGGGCCCACAACACCCGTGCCCCGCGGCAGATCGCCGCGCTCTCGGTCGGCCTCCAGCAGGCCGCCCTCACCACCGGTACCCGGGTCCCCCTGCTGCTCTCCACCGACCAGGAGCACGGCGCCGTCGCCCGGATCGGCAAACCGGCGACCCTGTTCCCGGGTGCGATGGCGCTCGGTGCGGCCGGCTCCACCGCCCACGCCCTGCGGGCCGCGCGCATCGCGGGCTCCGAGCTGGCCGCCATGGGCATCCGGCAGGACTACGCGCCGGTGGCCGACGTGAACGTCAACCCGGCCAATCCGGTGATCGGCGTACGGTCCTTCGGCTCCGACCCGCACGCCGTGGCGGAGCTGGTGGCCGCCCAGGTCCGCGGCTACCAGGGGGCCGGGGTCGCCGCCACCGCCAAGCACTTCCCGGGGCACGGGGACACCGAGACCGACAGCCATGTCGGGCTGCCGGTGATGCGGCACACCCGGGCCGCCTGGGAGGAGCTGGACGAGCCGCCCTTCCGGGCCGCGGTGGAGGCGGGCGTGGACGCCATCATGACGGCGCACATCGTCTTCCCCGCGCTCGATCCCTCGGGGGACCCGGCGACCCTCTCCCGGCCGATCGTCACCGGTCTGCTGCGCGAACGCCTCGGCTTCGAGGGGGTGGTGATCACCGACGCCCTGGACATGGCCGGGGTCCGCCAGAAGTACGGGAACGAGCGCGTCCCGGTCCTGGCCCTGCTGGCGGGCTGCGACCAGCTGCTGAACCCGCCGGACCTGGCGCTCGCGCAGCGCAGCGTGCGGGCGGCCGTCGAGTCGGGCGAGCTGACGGTGGCGCGCATCGAGGAGTCGGTGCTGCGGATCCTGGAACTGAAGGACCGCCGGGGTCTGTTCGACGAGGCGTACACCACGGGCCGGGAGGTCGACGCCGCCGTGGGCGTGCAGGAGCACCTCGACGCCGCCGACGCGATCGCGGCCGCCACGACGACCCTGCTGGCCGATCCCCGCGGGCTGGTTCCGTTCGACGTGACGGGCGGACCACGGCTGCTGGTCACCGGGGAGGACCCGGTCTCCCCCACGGGTACGACCGGACCCCCTACGGCCGTACTGGCCCG encodes:
- a CDS encoding glycoside hydrolase family 3 protein, with product MPYHASRRNLLAAAALVAATAAGAASAAVNPHHTPDDSRPPGRRPGRSRLRALMDRMSLDEKIGQLFVSRAYGHSATDPDPADAEQNLAAFGVRTAAEVVSRYHLGGIIYFAWAHNTRAPRQIAALSVGLQQAALTTGTRVPLLLSTDQEHGAVARIGKPATLFPGAMALGAAGSTAHALRAARIAGSELAAMGIRQDYAPVADVNVNPANPVIGVRSFGSDPHAVAELVAAQVRGYQGAGVAATAKHFPGHGDTETDSHVGLPVMRHTRAAWEELDEPPFRAAVEAGVDAIMTAHIVFPALDPSGDPATLSRPIVTGLLRERLGFEGVVITDALDMAGVRQKYGNERVPVLALLAGCDQLLNPPDLALAQRSVRAAVESGELTVARIEESVLRILELKDRRGLFDEAYTTGREVDAAVGVQEHLDAADAIAAATTTLLADPRGLVPFDVTGGPRLLVTGEDPVSPTGTTGPPTAVLARELTALGCRATAVPPARAVAAAPGHAAVLVCTYNVPEGTSPQRTLVADLIATGVPVVSLAVRNPYDPARLPACAAELATYSWTDVEMRAAARVLTGALRPAGRLPVPVPGRYPLGHGLTR